The following nucleotide sequence is from Gammaproteobacteria bacterium.
ATTGGCCGCATCAACCGATCCGATGTTGGATCATTGGCAAAGCAAGCAGTACTACGTGCTCCCCCTCAAGGGGGGACAAAACCGAGCCTCGGGGTATAACGACACTCAACACGATTACTATCTACAGACTTCCCCCGAGTTTGCAATGAAACGCTTGCTGGCTTCTGGCAGTGGTTCAATCTACCAGATTTGCCGATGCTTTCGCGCCGGTGAGTCAGGTCGTCGTCATAACCCCGAATTCGTCATGCTTGAGTGGTATCGCGTCGATTTCCAATTAATACAATTGATCGAGGAAGTGGTTGACCTGTTACAACTCTGGTGGCCACAGCGACAGGTTCAGCTTTATGATTACCGAGAATTATTGCTTGACCGAACTGGACTTGATTATGAGCAGGCAAGTGTTGCTGACATTCAAGCCTATCTGAGTGCAAGTGCCACGCAATATTCAACAGAGTTACTACAAGGTCAGCGGGATGATCTTTATGATCTCGTATTCTCGAATGAAATAGAGCCAAGCCTGGGCATTGATTCAATAGCGGTATTAACTAATTACCCGGTCTCTCAAGCGCAATATTCCCAGCTAAATTTGGATGGTAGCAGCGCGCAACGGTTTGAGGTCTATCTCAATGGTGTTGAATTAGCCAATGGCTACCAGGAGCTGCGCGATGGTGCTGAGCAGGCACAGAGATTCGCTCAGCATAATGCTCAGCGTGAAGTACTGTTAAAACCCCAAATCAAAATCGATCATAGATTGTTGGCCGCTCTTGACCATGGTTTGCCTGCTTGTTCAGGTGTTGCCTTGGGTATAGATCGCTTGCTGATGCTAGTGGCAAGGAAGGGGCATATTGATGAGATTGTCGAGTTTGCCTTGGATCGATCTTAGCCCGCATTTTTCACCAGATGGGCGAGTGCTCGCTTGATCTTCACCCCACAAGGGGGTGCTGAGGTGAATCCACAAAGAATTTTGCTCAGTCGGAAATACACACTGTTATTCCATTTCCTCGCAAAATCCTTTGTGGATCCAAATCTCTACGTGATCATCTCGTACCCCTGGTGAGAAATGCGGGTTAGGGGTCGAGCCTAAGAAACCCGTGTTTATGACACACTAGAATTTTTCTGGATTGTGCGTCGGTAATTTTTACAATTTTATTTTTCTTGTTGCACAAACACTCTTTTGCGTTCAAGATGCCCCTATAAGTCATTGTTTTCAAAAGATTCACGAAGAATTGACACTTTAGGCATAGGTCTTGCCTACTACTCAGTAGATGACGATTCAAGTATGGGATTACTATAAAAATGATAGAAAGACGTTGGAGCTCGCGCCAGCCGTTACGCCTTGAGATCGATGTTGAATGCGGTGATAACGCGTTTAGTGGGCACACTGTTGATGTCGGGCTTGGTGGTGCGTTTATTGAGGCCGAGTCTTACAAATTCGAGCAGGATCTAGACGTGATTTTACGTTTTCAGCCTGAACAAGATTCACGTAT
It contains:
- the genX gene encoding EF-P lysine aminoacylase GenX; the protein is MQDWQPGASQAVRQLRAQLYKQIRDFFAARKVLEVDTPILSLAASTDPMLDHWQSKQYYVLPLKGGQNRASGYNDTQHDYYLQTSPEFAMKRLLASGSGSIYQICRCFRAGESGRRHNPEFVMLEWYRVDFQLIQLIEEVVDLLQLWWPQRQVQLYDYRELLLDRTGLDYEQASVADIQAYLSASATQYSTELLQGQRDDLYDLVFSNEIEPSLGIDSIAVLTNYPVSQAQYSQLNLDGSSAQRFEVYLNGVELANGYQELRDGAEQAQRFAQHNAQREVLLKPQIKIDHRLLAALDHGLPACSGVALGIDRLLMLVARKGHIDEIVEFALDRS
- a CDS encoding PilZ domain-containing protein, with translation MIERRWSSRQPLRLEIDVECGDNAFSGHTVDVGLGGAFIEAESYKFEQDLDVILRFQPEQDSRIESTDLNARVVRVCDEGIGLMFQNFDADAYRALKTVMSCA